A genomic region of Nymphaea colorata isolate Beijing-Zhang1983 chromosome 2, ASM883128v2, whole genome shotgun sequence contains the following coding sequences:
- the LOC116247344 gene encoding protein LONG AFTER FAR-RED 3 isoform X2: MEFLKLGMLIMAVVVAAVALLSFPSLERPWTLDKLLSGADSQFADLVLTDALIYTSDHSTPFAEAMAIRGERILQVGNFSSIQGLIGRKTQVLNLKGKVVLPGFIESHVHLISGGLQMVQVELNGVKDKHEFVQKVMKAARGIEKGSWILGGGWNNDLWGGDMPVASWIDDITPDNPVWLSRVDGHMGLANSFALREAGITKSTPEPVGGNIMRSSSGEPTGLLIDSAMELMLPLIPKASTHERRNAMVRASKYALLKGVTTVVDVGRYFPGAPGDLVWEDFRDVYEWAYSTGQMHIRVCLFFPLETWTRLVELMKNVGRALGNWIFLGGLKTFADGSLGSSSALLYKPYLDEPNNFGLEVTDHNWILNNTIEADKLGVQIAVHAIGDKANDLMLELNKVLVSTNGVRDRRFRIEHAQHLVPEATICFGEQSVIASVQPQHLLDDADAAIKKLGHDRALKESYLFQSLLKSNARLAFGSDWPVADINPLGAIKAAVSRTPPSWSHAWNPSECLTINDALNASTISAAYACFLDDQIGSLSPGKLADFVVLSTNSWRDFAEEVSASVVSTYVGGKLVYSEDWAGFYSA, from the exons ATGGAGTTCCTTAAGCTGGGAATGTTGATCATGGCCGTCGTAGTTGCCGCCGTTGCGTTGCTCTCGTTCCCTTCACTTGAGCgtccat GGACACTAGACAAACTGTTGAGCGGGGCAGATTCTCAGTTTGCAGATTTGGTCTTGACGGACGCACTCATCTACACAAGCGACCACTCCACCCCATTCGCCGAGGCCATGGCTATTCGAGGGGAGAGAATTTTGCAAGTGGGGAATTTCTCATCAATTCAG GGCTTGATAGGACGAAAGACGCAGGTGCTGAATCTTAAAGGAAAGGTGGTTCTTCCAGGATTTATTGAATCCCATGTACACTTGATTTCGGGAGGTTTACAG ATGGTACAGGTTGAACTTAATGGTGTGAAAGACAAACATGAGTTTGTACAGAAAGTCATGAAAGCGGCAAGAG GCATTGAGAAGGGTTCATGGATATTGGGTGGTGGATGGAACAATGATTTGTGGGGTGGTGATATGCCTGTTGCATCGTGGATAGATGACATAACACCTGACAACCCG GTTTGGTTGTCAAGAGTAGACGGTCATATGGGTTTGGCAAATTCTTTCGCCCTAAGAGAGGCTGGAATTACTAAAAGTACACCGGAACCTGTTGGTGGAAACATCATGAGATCTTCCAGTGGAG AACCTACGGGCTTGCTCATTGATTCTGCAATGGAGCTTATGTTGCCATTGATTCCCAAGGCTTCAACCCATGAGAGGAGGAATGCCATGGTAAGGGCAAGTAAATATGCACTATTGAAGGGGGTCACTACTGTTGTGGATGTTGGGAGATATTTTCCTGGAGCACCTGGTGATCTTGTTTGGGAAGATTTTAGAG ATGTCTATGAGTGGGCCTATTCCACAGGGCAAATGCATATTCGAGTTTGTTTGTTCTTCCCATTGGAGACATGGACACGTTTAGTT GAGCTCATGAAGAATGTAGGTCGAGCCTTGGGCAACTGGATTTTCCTAGGGGGTCTTAAAACTTTTGCAGATGGATCATTAGGATCCAGTAGTGCACTTCTATATAAG CCTTATCTGGATGAGCCCAACAATTTTGGCCTTGAAGTGACAGATCATAACTGGATCTTGAATAACACAATTGAAGCAGATAAACTTGGAGTTCAG ATTGCTGTGCATGCAATTGGAGACAAAGCAAATGACTTGATGCTTGAACTGAACAAGGTTCTAGTTTCCACCAATGGAGTCCGTGATAGAAGATTCAGG ATTGAGCATGCCCAGCATTTGGTGCCTGAAGCTACAATATGTTTTGGTGAACAAAGTGTGATTGCTTCTGTACAG CCACAGCACCTCTTGGATGATGCTGATGCCGCTATAAAGAAGCTTGGTCATGATAGAGCTCTAAAGGAGTCTTACTTATTTCAGTCACTTCTCAAAAGCAACGCTAGACTAGCATTTGGATCTGATTGGCCA GTTGCAGACATCAATCCTTTAGGAGCAATCAAAGCGGCAGTAAGCAGAACACCCCCCAGTTGGAGTCATGCTTGGAATCCTTCTGAATGCTTGACAATAAATGATGCATTAAATGC GTCCACCATTTCTGCTGCTTATGCATGCTTCTTGGATGATCAGATTGGCTCACTTTCTCCAGGAAAACTCGCAGATTTTGTTGTTCTGTCTACCAATTCGTGGAGAGACTTTGCTGAAGAAGTATCTGCTTCTGTTGTTAGTACATATGTCGGGGGAAAGCTGGTCTATTCTGAAGATTGGGCTGGATTCTATTCAGCATAA
- the LOC116247807 gene encoding uncharacterized protein LOC116247807 isoform X1: MTIANDDKVAEPSSQTLDVAQSVDALLEAARYADMEDLESLAALAVPLDSKDSQGRTVNLCSSELLNHEDFGQQPSMADNIKAEIHNEYKVVENPFSYGSTMKLDGHNYEIWSCMFMMSVVGHRKKHIIEEDEPAVKMGKYATWKEDNNIVMSWIMNSVQPDIAHSLAYYMTAKHMWTFLRQTYSYDKNVFKILQVEEELFKLQQGDMELSQYFALVKSSYEQLKGLRPPCQACYKTHYEPTMVAKFLAGLSPKFEVAKALMLTGAEIPDLAEAYNRLSRLAVYLSQPQSEAPAAALAMSGGHGQASRGRGSSHGARGQGRFQCTYCGKFGHLEDRCWDKHGRLASTSQSRRFGALGGRGTFTSHTPIGSAHAGLANWEDDWRRP; this comes from the exons atgaccatCGCCAACGATGACAAAGTAGCGGAACCGTCTTCTCAAACCCTGGACGTTGCACAGTCTGTCGACGCTCTATTGGAG GCTGCCAGATATGCTGATATGGAGGACCTGGAAAGTTTGGCAGCTCTAGCTGTCCCACTTGACTCCAAGGATTCACAAGGCCGTACAG TTAATTTGTGCAGTTCTGAATTGTTGAACCACGAGGACTTTGGACAACAGCCTAGTATGGCTGACAATATCAAGGCTGAGATTCATAATGAGTACAAAGTTGTTGAGaatccattctcttatggttctactATGAAATTAGATGGACACAATTATGAAATTTGGTCTTGCATGTTCATGATGTCAGTGGTAGGACATCGTAAAAAGCAcatcattgaagaagatgaaccagctGTTAAAATGGGGAAGTATGCTACATGGAAAGAAGACAATAACATTGTTATGTCATGGATTATGAATAGCGTGCAGCCTGATATTGCCCATTCCCTTGCTTACTACATGACTGCCAAGCATATGTGGACCTTCTTGAGGCAGACTTATTCCTATGACAagaatgttttcaaaattttacaagttgaggAGGAGCTTTTTAAACTGCAGCAGGGTGACATGGAATTGTCCCAATACTTTGCTTTGGTTAAATCAAGTTATGAACAACTGAAGGGTCTTCGACCTCCATGTCAAGCATGCTACAAGACTCATTATGAGCCGACAATGGTGGCAAAGTTCTTGGCTGGCTTGTCACCTAAGTTTGAGGTAGCTAAGGCATTGATGCTTACTGGAGCGGAGATTCCAGATCTAGCAGAGGCATATAATAGGCTCAGTAGACTGGCTGTCTATCTTTCTCAGCCTCAGAGCGAGGCTCCTGCTGCAGCCTTAGCCATGTCTGGAGGGCATGGCCAGGCCTCAAGAGGAAGAGGCTCAAGTCATGGTGCAAGGGGCCAAGGGCGATTTCAGTGTACTTACTGTGGAAAATTTGGACATTTAGAAGATAGgtgttgggacaaacatggtCGTCTTGCATCCACATCTCAAAGCAGAAGATTTGGTGCTTTAGGTGGCAGAGGGACCTTTACTTCCCACACTCCAATCGGATCTGCCCACGCAG gacttgcaaactgggaagacgattggcgGCGGCCGTGA
- the LOC116247344 gene encoding protein LONG AFTER FAR-RED 3 isoform X1 — protein sequence MEFLKLGMLIMAVVVAAVALLSFPSLERPWTLDKLLSGADSQFADLVLTDALIYTSDHSTPFAEAMAIRGERILQVGNFSSIQGLIGRKTQVLNLKGKVVLPGFIESHVHLISGGLQMVQVELNGVKDKHEFVQKVMKAARGIEKGSWILGGGWNNDLWGGDMPVASWIDDITPDNPVWLSRVDGHMGLANSFALREAGITKSTPEPVGGNIMRSSSGEPTGLLIDSAMELMLPLIPKASTHERRNAMVRASKYALLKGVTTVVDVGRYFPGAPGDLVWEDFRDVYEWAYSTGQMHIRVCLFFPLETWTRLVELMKNVGRALGNWIFLGGLKTFADGSLGSSSALLYKPYLDEPNNFGLEVTDHNWILNNTIEADKLGVQIAVHAIGDKANDLMLELNKVLVSTNGVRDRRFRIEHAQHLVPEATICFGEQSVIASVQPQHLLDDADAAIKKLGHDRALKESYLFQSLLKSNARLAFGSDWPVSLALNFSFEFAQYNPKMLKIYPFITHNLTSYVCAFQVADINPLGAIKAAVSRTPPSWSHAWNPSECLTINDALNASTISAAYACFLDDQIGSLSPGKLADFVVLSTNSWRDFAEEVSASVVSTYVGGKLVYSEDWAGFYSA from the exons ATGGAGTTCCTTAAGCTGGGAATGTTGATCATGGCCGTCGTAGTTGCCGCCGTTGCGTTGCTCTCGTTCCCTTCACTTGAGCgtccat GGACACTAGACAAACTGTTGAGCGGGGCAGATTCTCAGTTTGCAGATTTGGTCTTGACGGACGCACTCATCTACACAAGCGACCACTCCACCCCATTCGCCGAGGCCATGGCTATTCGAGGGGAGAGAATTTTGCAAGTGGGGAATTTCTCATCAATTCAG GGCTTGATAGGACGAAAGACGCAGGTGCTGAATCTTAAAGGAAAGGTGGTTCTTCCAGGATTTATTGAATCCCATGTACACTTGATTTCGGGAGGTTTACAG ATGGTACAGGTTGAACTTAATGGTGTGAAAGACAAACATGAGTTTGTACAGAAAGTCATGAAAGCGGCAAGAG GCATTGAGAAGGGTTCATGGATATTGGGTGGTGGATGGAACAATGATTTGTGGGGTGGTGATATGCCTGTTGCATCGTGGATAGATGACATAACACCTGACAACCCG GTTTGGTTGTCAAGAGTAGACGGTCATATGGGTTTGGCAAATTCTTTCGCCCTAAGAGAGGCTGGAATTACTAAAAGTACACCGGAACCTGTTGGTGGAAACATCATGAGATCTTCCAGTGGAG AACCTACGGGCTTGCTCATTGATTCTGCAATGGAGCTTATGTTGCCATTGATTCCCAAGGCTTCAACCCATGAGAGGAGGAATGCCATGGTAAGGGCAAGTAAATATGCACTATTGAAGGGGGTCACTACTGTTGTGGATGTTGGGAGATATTTTCCTGGAGCACCTGGTGATCTTGTTTGGGAAGATTTTAGAG ATGTCTATGAGTGGGCCTATTCCACAGGGCAAATGCATATTCGAGTTTGTTTGTTCTTCCCATTGGAGACATGGACACGTTTAGTT GAGCTCATGAAGAATGTAGGTCGAGCCTTGGGCAACTGGATTTTCCTAGGGGGTCTTAAAACTTTTGCAGATGGATCATTAGGATCCAGTAGTGCACTTCTATATAAG CCTTATCTGGATGAGCCCAACAATTTTGGCCTTGAAGTGACAGATCATAACTGGATCTTGAATAACACAATTGAAGCAGATAAACTTGGAGTTCAG ATTGCTGTGCATGCAATTGGAGACAAAGCAAATGACTTGATGCTTGAACTGAACAAGGTTCTAGTTTCCACCAATGGAGTCCGTGATAGAAGATTCAGG ATTGAGCATGCCCAGCATTTGGTGCCTGAAGCTACAATATGTTTTGGTGAACAAAGTGTGATTGCTTCTGTACAG CCACAGCACCTCTTGGATGATGCTGATGCCGCTATAAAGAAGCTTGGTCATGATAGAGCTCTAAAGGAGTCTTACTTATTTCAGTCACTTCTCAAAAGCAACGCTAGACTAGCATTTGGATCTGATTGGCCAGTGAGCTTGGCTTTAaatttctcttttgaatttGCACAGTACAACCCCAAAATGCTAAAAATCTACCCTTTCATTACTCACAACCTAACTTCTTATGTATGTGCTTTTCAGGTTGCAGACATCAATCCTTTAGGAGCAATCAAAGCGGCAGTAAGCAGAACACCCCCCAGTTGGAGTCATGCTTGGAATCCTTCTGAATGCTTGACAATAAATGATGCATTAAATGC GTCCACCATTTCTGCTGCTTATGCATGCTTCTTGGATGATCAGATTGGCTCACTTTCTCCAGGAAAACTCGCAGATTTTGTTGTTCTGTCTACCAATTCGTGGAGAGACTTTGCTGAAGAAGTATCTGCTTCTGTTGTTAGTACATATGTCGGGGGAAAGCTGGTCTATTCTGAAGATTGGGCTGGATTCTATTCAGCATAA
- the LOC116247807 gene encoding ankyrin repeat-containing protein P16F5.05c isoform X3: MTIANDDKVAEPSSQTLDVAQSVDALLEAARYADMEDLESLAALAVPLDSKDSQGRTALHMAAANGHLEVVEYLIRNNVDVNITNAEKNTPLHWACLNGHSEVVRNLILAGADVAALNSHERTPLDEAVNMGKMDIVDVISSASAQAELEGVNIS, translated from the exons atgaccatCGCCAACGATGACAAAGTAGCGGAACCGTCTTCTCAAACCCTGGACGTTGCACAGTCTGTCGACGCTCTATTGGAG GCTGCCAGATATGCTGATATGGAGGACCTGGAAAGTTTGGCAGCTCTAGCTGTCCCACTTGACTCCAAGGATTCACAAGGCCGTACAG CGCTTCatatggctgcagcaaatggaCATCTTGAGGTTGTAGAATATCTTATCCGAAACAATGTT GATGTCAATATCACAAATGCAGAGAAAAATACTCCACTGCACTGGGCCTGTCTCAATGGACATTCTGAG GTTgtcagaaatttgattttggcTGGAGCGGATGTGGCTGCCCTGAATAG TCATGAACGCACACCACTGGACGAAGCTGTGAACATGGGGAAGATGGACATTGTTGATGTAATCAGTTCTGCATCTGCACAGGCGGAACTGGAGGGAGTTAATATTTCCTAG
- the LOC116247807 gene encoding ankyrin repeat-containing protein P16F5.05c isoform X2, with protein sequence MLPHVSLPIPPYPFQSIPCESPPGVCKFGDSLLVYTRRHAFTYDCPPVSSHDDLEIPLGLPIVLHKALHMAAANGHLEVVEYLIRNNVDVNITNAEKNTPLHWACLNGHSEVVRNLILAGADVAALNSHERTPLDEAVNMGKMDIVDVISSASAQAELEGVNIS encoded by the exons ATGTTGCCACATGTCTCTTTACCTATTCCACCATATCCCTTTCAATCTATTCCTTGTGAGTCTCCTCCAGGTGTCTGCAAATTCGGTGATTCCCTTCTAGTTTACACTCGCCGACATGCTTTTACTTATGACTGCCCACCAGTCTCTTCTCATGATGATCTTGAGATTCCTTTAGGCTTGCCTATTGTCTTGCACAAAG CGCTTCatatggctgcagcaaatggaCATCTTGAGGTTGTAGAATATCTTATCCGAAACAATGTT GATGTCAATATCACAAATGCAGAGAAAAATACTCCACTGCACTGGGCCTGTCTCAATGGACATTCTGAG GTTgtcagaaatttgattttggcTGGAGCGGATGTGGCTGCCCTGAATAG TCATGAACGCACACCACTGGACGAAGCTGTGAACATGGGGAAGATGGACATTGTTGATGTAATCAGTTCTGCATCTGCACAGGCGGAACTGGAGGGAGTTAATATTTCCTAG